From Pseudoalteromonas viridis, the proteins below share one genomic window:
- a CDS encoding DUF342 domain-containing protein: protein MSLFHFDEESGYVSINEHPANTGFPASSAQLVEALESSPYADFDIIHANIGQLFSPSDDREKDSLIVAKAVDAELTVRVDDSNMMAEARLTTARGGKMVTMEQAREALKAAGVKRGISKQALDTFLGQQFEQSPGSVYSGIVAHGQRPKDGTDARFVRLCMTAQDRVLSPQQKDGGKVDMRDLGAIITVSPGSPLMKRVPPTPGEEGYSVFGDVLEPKQGKDFALEVPEGTKISPDDPNLLIADSKGVPVAIPRGIRVDDVLCYDQVDVTTGHIEFDGSVIVSGDVKDGMKIKASGDITVIGFVESAHLESNGAVTVMLGVIGRKREEGEDFSCCIKAKRTVSIGYAQYCHIESEHDLLIERQVLHCDLRAKRMIRVGKGDTPRGKLIGGTVYDAMRIEAGEVGAPSGTRTRIALAQDWHMLKQKQQEFKDLEKRLADKTLALKRAQIKAQKAPASTKRDAYLTKLAQNEKQLSKHYARNQRNMKLVQHKLARLLKMSRIKINELMHPGIELTIARDSKSFSRIYPPHSVLLDEGKITQEFATG from the coding sequence ATGTCTTTGTTTCATTTTGATGAGGAGTCGGGGTACGTTTCAATCAACGAACACCCTGCAAATACCGGATTTCCGGCCAGTTCCGCGCAGCTTGTTGAGGCGCTGGAAAGTTCTCCTTATGCCGACTTTGATATCATACATGCCAATATCGGGCAGTTGTTTTCGCCGTCGGATGATAGAGAAAAGGATTCTTTAATAGTTGCCAAAGCGGTTGATGCCGAGCTGACAGTTCGGGTAGACGACAGCAATATGATGGCAGAAGCACGACTGACCACAGCACGAGGCGGTAAAATGGTCACCATGGAGCAGGCCCGCGAAGCGCTTAAAGCCGCTGGCGTAAAACGGGGGATAAGCAAGCAAGCGCTGGATACTTTTCTCGGTCAGCAGTTTGAGCAGTCTCCGGGGAGTGTTTACAGTGGTATTGTTGCCCATGGTCAGCGGCCTAAAGATGGCACTGATGCCCGATTTGTTCGTTTGTGTATGACAGCGCAGGACAGAGTGCTGAGCCCGCAACAAAAAGACGGTGGCAAGGTTGATATGCGCGACCTTGGTGCCATTATTACCGTCAGTCCCGGCAGTCCGCTGATGAAGCGTGTGCCACCAACGCCCGGTGAAGAAGGATATTCAGTATTCGGTGATGTGCTTGAGCCCAAACAGGGTAAAGACTTTGCGCTGGAAGTACCGGAAGGCACCAAAATTTCTCCTGACGACCCTAATTTGTTAATCGCTGATTCCAAGGGCGTGCCTGTGGCTATCCCACGCGGGATAAGGGTTGACGATGTATTGTGTTATGACCAGGTGGATGTGACCACCGGCCATATCGAGTTCGATGGCAGTGTGATTGTCAGCGGCGATGTAAAAGACGGCATGAAAATCAAAGCCTCTGGCGATATTACGGTGATTGGCTTTGTTGAATCAGCGCACCTTGAAAGCAATGGCGCGGTGACGGTAATGCTGGGTGTGATTGGTCGTAAGCGCGAAGAAGGTGAAGACTTCAGCTGTTGCATAAAAGCAAAGCGTACCGTTTCCATTGGCTATGCGCAGTATTGCCATATCGAATCTGAGCATGACTTATTGATAGAGCGCCAGGTATTGCATTGCGACCTCAGGGCTAAACGCATGATCCGGGTCGGCAAAGGCGATACGCCCAGAGGCAAACTGATAGGCGGTACAGTGTATGACGCAATGCGCATCGAAGCTGGTGAAGTGGGCGCACCTTCGGGTACCCGAACGCGCATTGCGCTGGCCCAGGACTGGCACATGCTAAAACAAAAACAGCAAGAATTTAAAGATCTTGAAAAACGCCTTGCTGATAAAACCCTCGCTCTGAAACGGGCACAGATCAAGGCACAAAAAGCGCCGGCTTCTACCAAGCGCGATGCCTACCTCACTAAACTGGCTCAGAATGAAAAGCAACTTAGCAAGCATTACGCGCGTAATCAGCGCAACATGAAGCTGGTGCAACATAAGCTGGCAAGGTTGTTGAAAATGAGTCGGATCAAGATTAACGAACTCATGCATCCGGGGATTGAGCTGACCATTGCCCGCGACAGTAAATCCTTCTCGCGGATCTATCCGCCGCATTCTGTGTTGCTGGATGAAGGGAAGATCACGCAGGAGTTCGCGACCGGATAA
- the rnt gene encoding ribonuclease T, which yields MAEQEQTLFAKRFRGFFPVVIDVETAGFNKDTDALLEIAVSMLKMDEQGLLSLDHTVHFNVAPFEGANIEQSAIDFNGIDPFSALRGAVAEEEAIKEICKAVRKAQKAAGCQRSVVVAHNAAFDHGFLNAAIERCKIKRTPFHPFVSFDTTSLAGLALGQTVLAKACRTAGIEFDNSQAHSALYDTERTAELFCHIVNKWQALGGWPLPEGDEPSDDESA from the coding sequence ATGGCAGAACAAGAGCAAACCCTATTCGCTAAGCGCTTTCGCGGCTTCTTTCCGGTCGTCATTGACGTTGAAACCGCAGGCTTTAATAAAGACACCGACGCATTGCTGGAAATTGCCGTCAGCATGCTCAAGATGGACGAACAGGGCCTGCTCAGCCTCGACCACACGGTACACTTTAATGTTGCCCCGTTTGAAGGTGCCAATATCGAGCAGTCGGCGATTGATTTTAACGGCATTGACCCTTTCAGTGCGCTGCGTGGCGCGGTCGCGGAAGAAGAAGCCATTAAAGAGATCTGTAAAGCCGTGCGCAAAGCACAAAAGGCCGCCGGATGTCAGCGCTCGGTGGTGGTGGCCCACAATGCCGCATTTGACCACGGGTTTTTAAACGCAGCCATTGAGCGCTGCAAAATCAAACGCACTCCGTTTCATCCGTTTGTGAGTTTTGATACAACCTCGCTGGCCGGACTGGCATTAGGGCAGACCGTTTTGGCCAAAGCGTGTCGCACCGCGGGCATTGAGTTTGATAACAGCCAGGCGCACTCAGCGCTGTACGATACAGAGCGCACCGCGGAGCTGTTTTGTCATATCGTTAATAAATGGCAGGCTTTGGGTGGCTGGCCTTTACCGGAAGGTGACGAGCCAAGCGACGACGAATCGGCATAG
- a CDS encoding flagellar protein MotY yields MKFKANLIIATTLSMLTLQAHGAMRQYSATADSSQWFVDRTTRLSCALSHEVPYYGEAIFSATASKNKDLTFNLDMVVRPDSYDFAGLESVPPAWRAGLPARVMGQMKLLKKFDGELANDISWEMLTELEKGYYPTFYYQDWQNQHDQISVALSSVNFKNAYWEFLQCRDNLLPYSFEDIAFTVMNYKFNSSELTKSSRKRLDMIGEYLNNDPEIESIYISAYTDSYGGRSVNMAMSKKRAEAIKTYMASKGIPEDKIVTDGFGEKRHVAPNDTPIGRDKNRRVVIQISKP; encoded by the coding sequence GTGAAGTTTAAAGCCAACCTGATTATTGCGACCACCCTGAGTATGCTAACGCTTCAGGCGCATGGCGCAATGCGGCAATACTCTGCCACAGCAGACAGCTCTCAGTGGTTTGTCGACAGAACCACTCGGTTGTCGTGCGCTTTATCACATGAAGTGCCGTATTACGGCGAAGCTATTTTCTCGGCAACGGCGAGTAAAAACAAAGATCTTACCTTCAATCTGGATATGGTGGTCAGGCCCGATAGCTACGATTTTGCCGGGCTGGAGTCGGTGCCGCCTGCGTGGCGAGCCGGGTTACCGGCACGGGTGATGGGCCAGATGAAGCTATTGAAAAAATTTGATGGTGAACTGGCCAACGACATCAGCTGGGAAATGCTGACAGAGCTCGAGAAGGGCTATTATCCCACTTTTTATTATCAGGACTGGCAAAACCAGCACGACCAAATCTCGGTTGCGCTGTCTTCAGTGAATTTTAAAAATGCCTACTGGGAGTTCTTGCAGTGCCGCGATAATCTGCTGCCTTACAGCTTCGAAGACATTGCCTTTACCGTGATGAACTATAAGTTCAACAGCAGTGAGCTTACGAAGTCGTCGCGCAAGCGGTTGGATATGATTGGGGAATATCTCAATAACGACCCTGAGATTGAGTCGATTTATATTTCGGCTTACACAGACAGCTACGGCGGCCGCTCGGTTAATATGGCGATGTCGAAAAAACGGGCAGAAGCCATTAAAACTTACATGGCGTCTAAAGGCATACCGGAAGATAAGATAGTTACTGACGGATTTGGTGAAAAGCGCCATGTTGCACCAAACGACACGCCTATCGGGCGTGATAAAAACCGCCGCGTTGTGATTCAAATTTCCAAACCATAA
- the mnmC gene encoding bifunctional tRNA (5-methylaminomethyl-2-thiouridine)(34)-methyltransferase MnmD/FAD-dependent 5-carboxymethylaminomethyl-2-thiouridine(34) oxidoreductase MnmC, whose amino-acid sequence MIRNAQIHFNDAGTPVADSFDDVYFSNDDGQAESDYVFYTQNKLNTRLLNHDRDHFVVAETGFGTGLNFLNTWAQFQRLKSQRNVQRLYFISFEKYPIKIEDLRQALKAWPDLSIQAQQLCAQYPDAVEGCHRLEFDEGEVTLDLWFGDVHASLPKLSYTPDGLVDAWYLDGFAPSKNPDMWQQSLFDAMAALSRANATFATFTAAGFVRRGLQQAGFDCQKVKGYGRKREMVIGQFNEANPQATNPEYYRHQARKLERVAIIGGGIGSACLSYQLAKRNISTTLFCKDETLAGGASHNRQGAVYPNLQAEYSTTSELYALSFLYARRFYQQIEATGFNFEHDWCGVLLQSVTDSKKTQHQKIANSDLFPESLIRYVSVAEAQKLANIDTPFDGLFIEQAGWVSPPQLTEAVYNAAQAKCPGQQHFNADVSELDKREDGWYLNVNKQWQGPFSDVFVCAGEHSDAYAQTQHLGLHGVRGQVSHIQAGEVSSGLTTVLCHKGYFTPSTQGEHCMGATFEKYSKSREVTEQDNATNRAQLQGFYGDTRFDQSLGEITGAKAAVRCCFNDHFPMAGQVPDTSSLCDAFANLRRGKHDDFAPLAQPHEGLHVVTGFGARGLCSAPLVTEHLVAALCDEPRPFSERLNQALHPARFVVRDLIRNKI is encoded by the coding sequence ATGATACGCAACGCCCAGATACACTTTAACGACGCAGGCACGCCGGTTGCCGACAGCTTTGACGATGTCTATTTTTCAAACGATGACGGTCAGGCAGAGTCTGATTATGTTTTTTATACACAAAATAAGCTCAATACCCGGCTACTCAATCATGACCGGGACCACTTTGTGGTTGCCGAGACCGGATTTGGCACTGGCCTGAATTTTCTTAATACCTGGGCTCAGTTTCAGCGCTTGAAATCACAACGCAACGTTCAACGTCTTTACTTTATTTCATTTGAAAAATACCCGATCAAGATTGAAGATTTACGACAGGCCCTAAAAGCATGGCCAGATTTATCGATTCAGGCACAGCAATTGTGCGCACAATACCCGGATGCCGTTGAAGGCTGCCATCGCCTGGAATTTGATGAAGGCGAAGTCACTCTGGATCTGTGGTTTGGTGATGTTCATGCCTCCTTACCCAAACTTTCTTATACGCCAGATGGCCTGGTAGATGCCTGGTATCTGGATGGCTTTGCTCCCAGCAAAAATCCGGATATGTGGCAACAATCTCTGTTTGATGCCATGGCAGCGCTGAGCCGGGCCAATGCGACCTTCGCGACCTTTACTGCTGCGGGCTTTGTCCGTCGAGGCTTACAACAGGCCGGTTTTGACTGTCAAAAAGTCAAAGGCTACGGCCGTAAGCGGGAAATGGTGATCGGTCAGTTTAATGAGGCAAATCCGCAAGCAACCAACCCGGAGTACTATCGCCACCAAGCTCGCAAGCTTGAGCGCGTCGCCATCATAGGTGGTGGGATTGGCTCGGCCTGTTTAAGCTATCAGCTTGCCAAACGCAACATCAGCACCACCTTGTTTTGTAAGGATGAAACCCTCGCCGGTGGTGCATCGCACAACCGCCAGGGCGCCGTTTATCCCAACTTGCAGGCCGAGTACAGCACCACCAGTGAGCTGTATGCTTTGAGCTTTTTATACGCACGGCGCTTTTATCAGCAAATTGAAGCGACTGGCTTTAACTTTGAGCATGACTGGTGTGGCGTGCTGCTGCAAAGCGTGACCGATAGCAAAAAGACACAACACCAGAAAATAGCCAACAGCGATTTATTTCCAGAATCATTAATACGCTATGTCTCGGTAGCAGAAGCACAAAAGCTGGCCAACATAGACACCCCATTCGATGGTTTGTTTATCGAACAGGCTGGCTGGGTGAGCCCGCCGCAACTGACCGAGGCCGTGTATAACGCAGCACAAGCGAAATGCCCTGGCCAGCAGCATTTTAACGCGGATGTCAGCGAACTCGACAAGCGTGAAGATGGCTGGTACTTAAACGTAAATAAGCAATGGCAGGGTCCGTTTTCCGACGTCTTTGTTTGCGCCGGCGAACACAGCGATGCATATGCTCAGACTCAGCACTTAGGGCTGCACGGCGTGCGCGGTCAGGTTTCTCATATCCAGGCCGGCGAAGTCTCTTCCGGGCTCACGACGGTGTTATGCCACAAAGGATACTTTACGCCCAGCACACAGGGCGAGCACTGTATGGGTGCAACTTTCGAGAAATACAGTAAGAGCCGTGAAGTTACCGAACAGGATAACGCCACCAACCGTGCTCAGCTACAGGGTTTTTATGGCGATACCCGGTTTGATCAGAGCCTGGGGGAAATCACGGGAGCCAAAGCGGCGGTGCGTTGCTGCTTTAACGATCATTTCCCTATGGCAGGCCAGGTGCCAGACACGAGCAGTTTGTGTGACGCCTTTGCCAATCTGCGCCGTGGCAAGCACGACGACTTTGCGCCGCTTGCTCAGCCCCACGAAGGCCTGCATGTTGTGACCGGGTTTGGCGCACGCGGATTATGTAGCGCGCCTTTGGTGACAGAGCACCTAGTGGCAGCGCTGTGTGACGAACCCCGCCCGTTCAGTGAGCGGCTGAATCAGGCACTGCACCCTGCCCGCTTTGTGGTCCGAGATTTGATCAGGAATAAAATTTAA
- the fabB gene encoding beta-ketoacyl-ACP synthase I, which produces MRRAVITGIGVVSSIGNNKQEVLESLKAGKSGIAFNQEFADMNLRSQVSGKLDIDVKSLVDRKAHRFMGDAAAFSYISMAQAIEDSGLAPEQVSNERTGLIVGSGGGSSKYQVEAADILREKGVKRVGPYMVPRTMASTASACLATPFKIKGVNYSISSACATSAHCIGNAVEQIQLGKQDVIFAGGGEELHWTLAMEFDAMGALSTKYNEAPETASRTYDASRDGFVISGGGGIVVVEELEHALARGAHIYAEIVGYGATSDGYDMVAPSGEGAVRCMKQAMQDIEGPIDYLNTHGTSTPVGDVKELGAIQELFGDNSPAISATKAMTGHALGAAGVHEAIYSLLMLENNFIAPSINIDELDEQAQGLDIVTEMRERELNTVMSNSFGFGGTNATLVMQKYKG; this is translated from the coding sequence ATGAGAAGAGCCGTTATTACGGGTATCGGTGTAGTGTCAAGCATCGGTAACAACAAGCAAGAAGTACTAGAATCTTTGAAAGCGGGTAAAAGTGGTATCGCTTTTAACCAAGAGTTCGCAGATATGAATCTGCGCAGCCAGGTATCGGGCAAGCTGGATATTGACGTGAAGTCTCTGGTTGACCGTAAAGCACATCGCTTTATGGGAGATGCAGCTGCATTTTCTTATATTTCAATGGCGCAAGCGATTGAAGACTCAGGTCTGGCGCCTGAGCAGGTGTCTAATGAGCGTACTGGCCTAATTGTTGGCTCAGGTGGTGGTTCATCTAAGTACCAGGTTGAAGCCGCTGACATTTTGCGCGAGAAAGGCGTTAAGCGTGTAGGTCCTTATATGGTACCACGCACTATGGCAAGTACTGCCTCAGCCTGTCTTGCTACACCATTTAAAATCAAAGGTGTTAACTATTCAATCAGCTCTGCCTGTGCAACGTCAGCACACTGTATTGGTAATGCCGTTGAGCAAATTCAGCTGGGCAAACAAGACGTGATCTTTGCCGGTGGTGGTGAAGAGCTGCACTGGACTCTGGCTATGGAATTCGATGCGATGGGTGCATTGTCTACTAAGTATAACGAAGCACCAGAAACGGCTTCACGTACTTACGATGCAAGCCGTGACGGTTTTGTTATCTCTGGTGGTGGCGGTATCGTGGTGGTTGAAGAGCTTGAGCACGCTCTGGCACGTGGTGCGCACATCTATGCTGAAATCGTTGGTTACGGCGCAACGTCTGACGGCTATGACATGGTTGCACCGTCTGGTGAAGGCGCTGTGAGATGTATGAAGCAGGCTATGCAGGATATTGAAGGTCCAATCGACTATCTGAACACGCACGGTACATCGACGCCAGTTGGGGATGTGAAGGAGCTGGGCGCGATCCAGGAGTTGTTTGGTGATAACTCTCCGGCGATCAGTGCCACTAAGGCAATGACTGGCCACGCACTGGGCGCCGCAGGCGTTCACGAAGCGATTTACTCTTTGCTGATGCTGGAAAATAACTTCATTGCACCGTCTATCAATATCGATGAGCTGGACGAGCAGGCACAAGGTCTGGATATTGTGACTGAAATGCGCGAGCGCGAGCTGAACACTGTGATGTCGAACAGCTTTGGCTTTGGCGGCACCAACGCGACTTTGGTGATGCAAAAGTATAAAGGTTAA
- the smpB gene encoding SsrA-binding protein SmpB codes for MAKKKPNKSNSNTIALNKKARHEYFLHDKFEAGIELQGWEVKSIRAGKVNITDTYIHLKDGEAFLLASQIQPLNSASTHVICDPMRYRKLLLKKREIDRLIGATERDGFSLVATAMYWKKCWVKLEFHLAKGKKMHDKRADIKDRDWSRDKERLMKHKA; via the coding sequence ATGGCAAAGAAAAAACCAAACAAATCAAATAGCAATACCATAGCGCTGAATAAAAAGGCGCGTCATGAGTATTTTTTACACGACAAGTTCGAAGCTGGTATTGAACTCCAGGGCTGGGAAGTAAAAAGCATCCGAGCCGGTAAGGTCAATATCACCGATACTTATATTCACCTCAAAGACGGCGAAGCCTTTTTGCTTGCCAGTCAAATTCAACCGTTAAACAGCGCCTCAACGCACGTTATTTGCGACCCTATGCGTTATCGTAAGTTGCTGCTTAAAAAGCGTGAAATTGACCGCCTGATCGGTGCCACCGAGCGTGATGGCTTTTCACTGGTCGCCACCGCCATGTACTGGAAAAAGTGCTGGGTAAAACTTGAGTTTCATCTGGCTAAAGGTAAGAAGATGCATGATAAGCGCGCCGACATCAAAGACAGAGACTGGTCGCGTGACAAAGAGCGTCTGATGAAGCACAAAGCTTAA
- a CDS encoding SRPBCC family protein, translating to MPQVEKSALVMYSTQEMFNLVNDVDAYPAFLPHCSGARVIDTSDQGMTASLEISKAGLTKWFTTKNQYEGNRVRMQLVDGPFKSLHGYWEFIELDEQACKVCLKLEFEFANKLIELAFGRIFNEVAKNMVSAFTQRAKIVYGVRS from the coding sequence ATGCCACAAGTAGAAAAAAGTGCGTTAGTGATGTACAGCACACAAGAGATGTTTAACTTGGTCAATGATGTTGACGCTTATCCCGCTTTTTTGCCTCATTGTTCCGGGGCGCGGGTGATTGATACTTCGGATCAGGGCATGACTGCCAGCCTTGAAATCTCTAAGGCCGGTCTGACCAAATGGTTTACGACTAAGAATCAGTATGAAGGGAACCGAGTCAGAATGCAGCTGGTAGATGGCCCGTTTAAGTCTTTGCACGGCTATTGGGAGTTTATTGAGCTGGATGAGCAGGCCTGTAAAGTGTGCCTGAAGCTTGAGTTTGAATTTGCCAACAAGTTGATTGAGCTGGCGTTCGGTCGTATTTTCAATGAAGTGGCGAAGAACATGGTATCGGCCTTTACACAGCGAGCTAAAATTGTATACGGAGTGCGTTCATGA
- a CDS encoding RnfH family protein: protein MIQVEVVFALPEKATTVSVDVAEGTSVEQVVLQSGILERCPEIDPTNLSLGVWNRTVKLNHVVRAGDRVEVYRPLIADPKEARRRRAEKAKEEGRANKITGGRPLSN, encoded by the coding sequence ATGATCCAGGTTGAAGTGGTATTTGCCTTGCCCGAAAAGGCCACAACGGTCAGTGTTGATGTGGCTGAAGGCACCTCGGTAGAGCAGGTTGTGCTGCAAAGTGGTATTTTAGAGCGTTGCCCTGAAATAGACCCGACTAATCTGAGCCTGGGTGTTTGGAACAGAACCGTTAAATTGAATCACGTGGTACGTGCCGGGGACAGGGTTGAAGTGTATCGTCCGCTAATAGCCGATCCTAAAGAAGCGCGTCGTCGCCGGGCTGAAAAAGCCAAAGAAGAAGGGCGTGCCAATAAAATAACCGGTGGCCGCCCACTGTCGAACTAA
- a CDS encoding DUF2069 domain-containing protein → MSKIPKKPVTKRFQASALIGYVGLLILMPLWLFVLAPREGYSTGFVFAVYILPLLLPLKGIIQDKPYTYAWANFIVLIYFTHSLTLLWVSPEEMPLILLELFFATCMFIGCTYYARHRGQELGLKIRKLKQDLADEKAAYEQGEQKDEKK, encoded by the coding sequence ATGAGCAAGATCCCCAAAAAACCCGTGACAAAACGCTTTCAGGCCTCAGCCCTTATTGGCTATGTGGGCCTGTTAATTCTCATGCCCTTGTGGTTGTTTGTGTTGGCACCGCGTGAAGGCTACAGTACCGGCTTTGTGTTTGCCGTCTACATTTTACCTTTGCTGTTACCCCTCAAAGGCATTATTCAGGATAAACCTTATACCTATGCCTGGGCCAACTTCATTGTGTTGATCTACTTTACACACAGTCTCACCCTGCTGTGGGTGTCTCCCGAAGAAATGCCGTTAATTTTACTCGAGTTGTTTTTTGCCACCTGTATGTTTATAGGCTGTACGTATTACGCCAGACACAGAGGCCAGGAGCTGGGGCTGAAGATCCGTAAGCTAAAACAAGACCTGGCGGATGAAAAGGCAGCTTACGAGCAAGGTGAACAGAAAGACGAAAAGAAATAA
- the wrbA gene encoding NAD(P)H:quinone oxidoreductase, which produces MPEILVLYHSSHGSVAAMAHEIAETLAFHGAQVRLRTFVAKEAHDIVVSKQDLIDCDALAFGTPTRFGMMASQAKTFWETTSDIWLKGQLIDKPACVFSSSSSMHGGNEATLLNLSLPLLHHGMLLMGVPYDVPELLSTTSGGTPYGATHVAGMDNSSELTDTELKICRALAKRLFTISNKLS; this is translated from the coding sequence ATGCCTGAGATCTTAGTTTTATATCATTCGAGCCATGGCTCTGTTGCTGCAATGGCACATGAAATTGCAGAAACCCTGGCGTTTCATGGCGCACAGGTCAGGCTGCGCACTTTTGTTGCTAAAGAGGCCCATGACATAGTGGTGTCAAAGCAAGATCTCATTGACTGCGACGCGCTGGCATTTGGCACACCCACACGCTTTGGCATGATGGCGTCGCAGGCAAAAACCTTCTGGGAAACCACCAGTGATATCTGGCTCAAAGGCCAGCTTATCGACAAACCGGCGTGTGTGTTTTCTTCTTCCAGCAGTATGCATGGCGGTAATGAGGCCACTTTACTTAACCTGTCGTTGCCTTTGCTGCACCACGGCATGCTGTTGATGGGTGTGCCCTACGATGTGCCTGAGCTACTATCGACCACCAGTGGTGGCACGCCGTATGGCGCAACCCATGTGGCCGGCATGGACAACAGCAGCGAACTAACGGACACAGAGCTGAAAATCTGCCGGGCACTGGCAAAACGACTGTTTACCATTAGCAATAAGTTATCATGA
- the arsC gene encoding arsenate reductase (glutaredoxin) (This arsenate reductase requires both glutathione and glutaredoxin to convert arsenate to arsenite, after which the efflux transporter formed by ArsA and ArsB can extrude the arsenite from the cell, providing resistance.), which translates to MSVTIYHNPRCSKSRETLALLESRDVQPEIVEYLKTPIDEATLSTLLQKLGFTSAHQLVRSKETIYKELGLSKDCDEARIRQAMLENPKLIERPIVVKGEQAAIGRPPESVLDIL; encoded by the coding sequence ATGTCAGTTACGATTTACCACAACCCACGCTGTTCAAAATCTCGTGAAACCCTGGCTTTGCTGGAGTCACGCGACGTTCAACCTGAAATTGTCGAATACCTCAAAACCCCCATCGACGAAGCGACTCTGAGCACTCTGTTACAAAAACTCGGCTTTACCTCTGCACACCAGCTGGTACGCAGTAAAGAAACAATTTACAAAGAGCTGGGCCTGAGCAAAGACTGCGACGAAGCACGTATTCGTCAGGCTATGCTGGAAAATCCTAAGCTGATTGAAAGACCCATAGTGGTGAAAGGCGAACAAGCCGCCATTGGCCGCCCACCTGAATCGGTATTGGATATTCTGTAA